TCTAAAATAAAATTATCTATActcttcatatatatctattaaaatcAGGATTAAACTAATTCAAATGCACCAGTCTAAAATATtcttagtattaataatagcaactaACCTGGTACACTCCCAGGCCTCGAATAATTGGCACACATTTCCCAGCACTGAAGAACCAGCTGTATATTTTGCGTGTAAAGGCTATGTCATGTGCTGCTGGCGACCACCTCATTCTCCGTGCATTCCACAAGTCACGCCATCTTAACAAACCTGTAATGTAAGAAATGGATTTAAAACATGGAAATCCATATCCATTAATGATATGTATCTCATAAAGAACTGTAACCATATTTCCGTACTTGTGATGTGTAAAAACCATtgtgaataaaacaaagaaacaattttATGAAAATAAGTCAATTTTTTTACTTCCAAACAGTTCCACTCATCATTCCTTCTAATCTTGCTAATGAAATCATCCTTCAATGCTTCCATAAGGATAATACAAAAAATAGGATATAACTTCCTGGCACTCCCAAACCAGATTACCATTCCATTGAATGATTAATCAATGGGCTTAACTCTGACTGTCAGAGTTCTTATCTTACACTATCATTTCCTGTGTCTTTTTTCAAGAAACAGCTGGCCTTGAGCTCCACTGACTCGAGGCATTTGATTACAATCTCCAATCTCAAGTAGGACAATGACAGTGTACAAGTACAacagttcttttcttttttcattttacttttttgctATTCAGTCAACGGACAAAAAGGAGTCCATTGTGGATAATACTTGAAAGGTATAAATGCGAATATGTAACTGTGAACTGGAAAGACAAACTGGTGGTTTTATTTACCTCCTGGTTATGTCGTCCTATATTTCTGtcctggattttttttatcaataaaaatcaaaaacagtgataaaaattcctgacaaggaaacaaagaaaattaagagTTCAGGTATAAACatcaactatcattatcaaacaATTTCTGTATCCTTAAATGAGGTATAAGAAGGTGACCTCCATAATTCTCTCTTCTAAAATAAACAGTACTTTACATCAAATATCATAAGGTATTCAGTTCATTCAAGATAAGAAGGGGGAGACTCTAACCCCTCAGTCAACTACTATCCATCAGCTATTATCTAATCTACCATATACTCTCTTATAAGAATCAATAAGCAGAATAATATACCCACACTGCAAGTTTTGTAAATGCAATTTGAATATTCAAATCTTTATAAATCTGTAATTTTAGAAATGTAAAGTGAAATATTGATTATATCTCAACTGTGGAAGTAATTAACATCACTCACTCATACTTTCTTATACAAGagtaaataaaccaaaaacagTGTGTAAAATCCAAAAACAGCTCATATAATAATctttaagaaaaagaacaagagagacaaaCTGCTATGATATTTGGCATAGAAAAAAAGGGTAACTGAAATTTCAATATCAGTCATTAGATTAAAATATCAGCACTGCCTCATATACTTATCACAAAATATTATCAATGGCAGTAACCCATTTCTAGTTGCTGACATACTTACATAAAAAGATTACACCCAATCTTCGAATTCTGCAATATTCTCAAGATGTTTGTTTACTCCTTGATTTAGTTTAatcaatattttatttgtttatgctgTGACATTATTGGGACAAATGAACCAGTAGACTACTTAATTTTTTAAATTGCTCATTCATCTAAGAAAGAAATTAGCTTTTGTACATGAAATACACTTTCTCTAAATTATTAGTTAGATGTCTTGTTGCTGCCAAGGCGGGAGCATAAGTCTCTCCTAACCCATGCAAAATACATGCAGATGATGCCTCTTTcatcaattaattttttttcttgaggtGTTGGATAATTTTTAATTTTGTAGTTAATGGTATACTGAATCTCAATGGATATATCCATGTTTCAAAGTTAAAGGAtcaaatagtattaataatggaaGGTTAAGATATCCTTCACAATTAGTATTTTAAGTAACCAAAGTTCTAAATAATAGATCATTACAGACAAGTGGAAATGTTATCAATAAAAGAGATTTTGCTGCTTCTCTATGGGGGATACTGTGGTACTGCAGTGATGCATGTAGGGTCTCCGCAAAGTGAAGCCATAATTCAGTTTTTGAAAATAAGAAAACTGAGCAAAAGTACACAAAAACTATTCTCGGGATAATCTGCGTATATCACCATCTAATTAAATGTGTACCCCTGGCCACACTTTGTAAACTAttgtaaacacactcacactcacacagacacacctacatcccccatcccccagacACTCACACAGAATTCATATTAAATGATGAATAAGGAATGCCCAAGTTGCACTCATCTGCTTCTGTCCGGAGTTTGGCCTGTTTGAATTCTGAGGACATGAGTTTGAACACATTCAGGGACTTGTGATGGGCCCGTCACTTTTACCGATGAGGAAGAAGGTTCAGGTGTTCGCTGAAGGCTCAATGCACCTACCCATATAATttacaacagaaaaaagaaaagcaatgagATGAATAACTCAGGTTCCTTGACACCTTAATTGGTAGAGACTCAATGGTCTGTTATCCTCATTGTACAGAAACCAGGGAACGAAAGCAACTTTATTCATAATTTCTCTGTCTACAACAGAAGGACAAAAGGTgcggtcattggtttcttcctccgagcaCTCTGCATACTGGAGTTCCTAGAGGAGGACACTCGCCATGTCATCACTCCCTTCCAGTGAATCCGATACCCAAGCACTTTTTCTCGCCCACCTTAGGTGAAACGCAGAGAAGATAATGAACAAACCAAAACACCACTAACGGAATAATCATTCTACAATTGGAGTTGGCTCACAAGTACAATTGCAACTAATTTAGAAAAGAAGATTGCAGACATTGTAAGGGAAATGAGATCAGACCATAGCTAACCTATTAGCCAGgtgtacactcactcactcactctcactctctctcttctatatatatatatgtctgtatatatatgtatatacatatatgtatgtacatatatgtgtgtatatatatatatatatatatatatatatatatatatatatatatatatatatatatatatatatatatatatatatatatttatatatatatatatatatatatatatatatatatatatatatatatatatatatatatatatatatatatatatatatatatacatatatacatatatatacatatacacaaacattttatatatatatatatatatgtatatatgtatatatatatatatatatatatatatatatatatatatatatatacacacacacacacacacacacacacacacacacatatatatatatatatatatatatttatatatttcatatatatatatatatatatatacatgcatatatataatatatatatatatatatatatatatataatatatataatatatatatatataatatatatatatataatatatatatatatatatatatatatatatatatatatataatatctatatataatacatatacaatatatatacaatatatatacaatatatatataatatctatacaatatatatacaatatatatatatatataatatataatatatatatgatatatatataatatacatatatatatattatatataatatatgtattatatataataaatatatactatataatatatatatatatatatatatatatatatatatatatatatatatatatatatcatatataatatatatattatatataatatatatatatatattgtatataatatatatatgtaatatataatatatatatattatatataatatacatatattatatatatataatatatatatatataatatataatatatatatattatatataatatatatatattacatataatattatacatatattatatataatatatatataacatatataatataatatatatatacatatatatataatatacatatatatattatatataaaaatatattatttatatatatatatatatatatatatatatatatatatatatatatacatttgtatatattatatattatatatatacattatatataatatatatgtattatatctaatatatatacattatatataatatatatatatatatacatatatatatatatacatgtatatatatatatatatatatatatatatatatatatatatatatatatatatattatatatatatatatatacataatatatatatatatatatatatatataaaatatatataatatatatatatatatatattatatatatatattatatataatatatatacattatatatataatatatatatatatatatatatatatatatatatatatatatatatatattatatatatatattatatatatattatatatatgtatatatatatatatatatatatatatatatatatatatatatatatatagatatatatatataattataaatgtatttatataaataaatatatatgtatatatatgtttgtatgtatatatatatatatattatataattatataattatataattatataattatataattatacatataatttcatatatatatataattatatatatatatatatatatatatatatatatatatatgtatatatatatatatatatatatatatatatatatatatatatatatatatatataaccgattAGACACTCAGTTACAGCAAATCAAGACTTCCAATAGTAAAAGCAGACAATTACCCCAAAGCGCAGGATCATCTAGGCAGGAATAATGGTTTGAGACTGTGACAAGTGGCGTGCCTGCTGGCCGATTTGCTACCAAATTTCGAAGCGTTTGGATGTTGTGGCCATTCACTTTATTACACCATTCTGGAAAGAAAATAAGGGTATGTTACTGGTACCTATTATCTGTCAGGAAACAAAATGAAAGTGAAACTTACATCCTATATAATACATCAATAATGGAATCCCTACCAACgcaagaaaaaagggataaacaaTCCATCCTGTTGTCAAAAAAACTGTTAAAAAGAACTGAAAGTCCTCTAGTTGGAATGTCCCAAAGATACAGAAATATCTATCTTCATTTTATCCTTCTTCATGCTCCAGCTAGCGCATCTCCTTTTCCTTGTATATCTTCTCGGGCATGACACATCTTTGTAATTACTCAAATACTTTAAATATCTTGACATCAATGTATCCTACTACATTTGATCTTTTTTAATTCAAGTAAAGATATCATACAAAGTTTAATTCATCATGTATTTTCACATaactacaaacaaacaatacagaCATCTAAATTGTCTTATGGATCAACTACATTACTTAACTTAGTGTGGAATCTAATACCAAGACCTGCTGATGAATAGATTGGTCTCTATCATGTATAATTGATCTTCTTTAATTTCATGCTtctctatatgtaaatgtaagtatatgtgtattgaGTCAGGAGATTCTTTCGGTTGTTTTACATTCTTAACCAATTGAAAAATCTTTTCAGTAGCTCTTAGAGACAGCAAATAAACTGAAATAAAGTATTTGATTTATCTTTATGCCCTTGAGTCTTATTTGACAAGAATGatctaacaaaaaaaaagcatGCAGTCCTATTTGCTGCCCTCATGGCAGGCTTTTTCCTGTAACTTTTTATTATGAATGAGCCATATATAGTGTAAACTAATATATCTGACACTATTTGGGAAGTTTCCTTCAACTACACCCACAATACCACCTCTTCATATCCTCATTCCTCTTGTAGCACTCTTCTGCCGAGCCAATAACACGGCTGTTTTCTTTCTGCCTCATCTTCTTGTGAATGAACTATTGTGATTGTGCATTACGAATGCTGGTGCTGTATGGTATATTTCATCCAGCCAAACCCTAGATCTTTTCCTCCTGATAGATCATTGTATTCTTATTTATACATCTAAACAATCATAAATACATCATATACCTATTGCTTttttatatgataaaaatgattctaTGTATTTTTCTTACACATTCATAGGAAATCTATTTGCATTTCAATATGAGGTGTAATAGTGATAACTTTTTCTACTGTACTGACACTCCTGTTtgagatatgataatgaaataggcATATACATTTTCTGGTGGATAAAATAGTACTTTTCAAATGTCAACAACCAAAATTTGccccagagaaaaaataaattatgcTGAGGGGACTAACAAGCTGGAGAATTTTTGGCTTTTAGAGGttaaatgatatcaatgacatgTAACTGTGCCCATTATCATGGATTGAAATGCACAAATCAGTAGAATTCAGTTAAAATGTACCaagatttattatcattctttatcttaAAGATTTATTCAGAATTATATCAGTAGGTTTTCATTTGCTTGGTGTATAGATGTTTCTCACCAAAGGATCAAATTGAAGTGCTAGTTTTCATGTGAACATGGAAAAACGTGCTGTCACTGCTAGAGCCTATACTggttatgatatcaacaatgcACTCTGCCAAAGTGACAAGTAAGGAACTATGATAACTGGTATGAATCTAAAGATGATCACTGGGCACATAGTCTGACATGACAGTAAAATTTGCTAAAATGTACTTATGTTAGAGATTTATATTCTAAGATGGTCTACATctggcaaaaaagagagagagagaagaagaaaaaaaagtgtaaatcATGATCTATGTCCACTAATCCCCCTAAAAATGAATTTCCCTTGGTTCCCCAAGCTTATTTCatgaagaacgataatgataactccAACAATGTTATGAAAGaggatatcaaaattattacattGAAATACACAATATGAAGTATGTAAAATATATTCTTGTTAGAAACAGAAAATCACAGAAATTCATTCTCCTTcagaatttttattttaaaacatTAATTTTGAAACTGAGTTTCTGTTTTCATAGCACTCTCCAAGATAGATTTTGGTGATGGTGGACACATGCTCTCCCTGAGTGCTTTCTATTTCAAAATTCATGTAACATCAGATAAATCCTGGTTTTATAttaattttggcctttattttaGTTTCTAGAAGAACAAATGTTCTCTAGATAGATTAAACCGGTTTTCGTGATACACCAAACTCATCTATCTTAATGGATAAATACAATGGATTCTACATAGAGCAAGATCTAAACCTAAGCTACTGATATCAAAAGAAaccataattatattaaaaatggGAAAGACTCTAACACAAACTTACTCAAAAGAACTTTACTAAATGTCCCGACCATAGGAATTATGAAACTGCTTTTCATTCGGAAGCATAACGGGGGATCCGTCATATCAGGAAATGGCCATCCATGCCTCAGCTTTAATTCCACTAATTTCTTCTCGGACTCGCATTTCGGGCCTGGTTCCGTGGTCTCAGTGGCATCGGGTGCCATCACGCCGAGTAGGAGCTGGTCAGCTGATACCTGCTGGCACTGCACTGCGGAGGATCAAAACAATCGGCGTTTGTTAGTGGGTGAAATTTTTGTTTTGGACTTAATTTTGTGAAAAGATGCTGTATTTTCTAAAAATTAGAGTTTTctgaaatataatgaataatatatatccttttgtttagtgattatatatattttttctgttttgaatgAACAATGAATGAGGTTGTCTGAGAGGAAGGGTGCGTTTGTAGGTGAGCGAATTTCGAAGGTTTGGTAAAATTCGGTGAACAAAATTCTATATATGTTATTCAATCTTTAATTTGACCGTTTTCACAAAATATCTTAAAACTAGTAGAATTAATTTATTTCATGAGGTTCCTCTAATGCTGTTAGTTTTGGTTTTGTATAAATGTACTTCTtgccagaaaaaaataacaataataataacaataataataatgatgataacaacagcgacaataataatatcaattataatgataatgacaacaagaacaataataatgataataataatgatatcaatacttataaagaatattattccttattatcattattattattacaacagtaataataatgataataataatagtaataatattaataataataataatagtaataatattaatgataatagtagtaataataattacagaaacaataataataaaaataattattataataataacaacaacaacaacaacaataataacaataataataataataataataataataataataataatgataataataataatgataataataataataataataataataataataataataataataataataataataataataataataataataataataataataatgataatagtagtaataataataatgatagtaataataatgataacaataataataataataataataataataataataataataatagtaataataacaataagaataataacaataataataataataataataataataataataataataataataataataataataataataataataataataataataataataacaataacaaaaatgataataataataataataataaacaataatattgataatgataataataataaaaataactacaaaagtaacaattattatacaaacaatgataaaagtgatgataataatgatgatgttaatgatgtcaaggataataatagtaataataataatagtaataataacagtaatactactactactactactactactaataataataataataataataacaataataataataataataataataacaataataataacaaaataataataatgataataataacaataataataataataataataataataataatgataataataataataataataataataataataataataataataataataataataataataataataataataataataacaataatgataataataaaataataataataacaaaacaacaacaataatagtaataacaataattattataacaattttgCTTATTACAACgacagtgatgacaatgacaataacgatgatcacAGGAAtcttaagaacaacaacaatagtaatggtaataatgatattgataataaaacaataacaataacaataataataataatgatagtaataataatattattaataataagaagaacaatgataataacaataataaaaacaataataatgacaataataataatgataataacaatattatcatcaatgaaaataattatgacagcaacaacaacaataataataataataataataatattaatgataacaaaaatgataacaataatggtaataataacaataatgataatattaaaaatatatatagataataaaaataacattgataataataataataataaccataataataataataataataataataataataataataataataataataataataataataataataataataataataacaataataacaataataataataataataataacaataataataataataataataataataataataataataataataataataataataataataataataataataataataataataataataataataataataataataataaaataataataataataattgcaataataatgataatgacaataacaacaataataaaaataatgatgatgatgataataataataacaataataataataacagtaataataatgctaataacaacaacaacaacaacaacaataataataataacaatgattataataataacaaaataatgataatatcaataacaaaaatagtgataataataatgataataataatatcaataataataacaataacatgttgatgaaaatgaaaataataatgaataaataaaatataataatgacaatgataataaaaatatcaacagcaTACTAataattgatactaataataatgatgataataataataataatgataataataataataataatgataataatagtaatcataataataataacaacaacaacaacaacaacagcaataataataataataataataataataataataataataataataataataataataataataataataataataataataataataataacaataataataatgataataataataataataataataataaaaataataataataataataataataataataataataataataataataataataataataataataataacaacaacaataataataataatgataatgataataataatgataatgataataataataataatgataataataatgataataacaataataataataattattattattattactattattttaatgataacaataataacaatgataaaaataataacaacaacaataaaaataatattaacattaatgataatcatcatcatcatcattactatgattattatcattgctatcattattttttatcattaacattatcatcatcatcattatgattatagtattaataattatcattaccatctttattgttaatattgtcattaccattatcaaaatcatcattattattattattgccattatcatcatcgtcattatcatcatcattatcatcataattattattattatcataatcattattattatcattattattattatcattattattattattattattattattattattattattattatcattattattattattattattattattattattatcattattattattattattattattattattattaccattattatcattattattatcatcattattattattatcattattattattatcatcattattatcattactattattatcatcattaccgttactatcatcagcattattatcatcattatcaatattatgatcattattaatactgtttttattatcattactattgtcatcattaataatactatcatccttgtcaacatcattatcatcatcaaaatcatcattattggtattaatttaacgataatgatatatatctttatccttatctttaccaCCATCACTAACAACAACGTAGCAACAAATATCAGCAACAGATACAAAGATAACGATAAATCCATATCACCAATTAAATTAATCACTATAACCAATACGATCAGTAACTAAACAATATCATTACGACAACAAAGACGACATTATACTCATGGTCCCTAATAACAATGGAAACAAAGGCAGCGGGAGAAGCGTGTAGACAATGGAATGTAAACAATTCACTTTCATGAGGCACCTGCATGATGCACCCGCCATTGCGAATCCCATCTGCATGCGGGGTTTTACGACCGTAGATTTTTAGCCCTTGTGccatatacagataatatatgtatgtatgtatatatatatatatatatatatatatatatatatatatatatatatatatatatatatatatgtgtgtgtgtgtgtgtgtgtgtgtgtgtgtgtgtgtgtgtgtgtgtgtgtgtgtgtgtgtgtgtgtgtgtgtgtgtatgtgtgtgtgtgtgtgtgtgtgtgtgtgtgtgtgtgtgtgtgtgtgtgtgtgtgtgtgtgtgtgtgtgtgtgtatacattctgcTATTTGAAAATTAAATTCCTAAATTAAAACTGAGACATTTACTTGTTACATTGTATGGTGGAAATGCAATATCAAATATGAAATTTAATGTATCGTTGGAAGACATTTGAAGATGCGCTAAAAATATAGCACCGAGTTGCTGAAGCAATTACAGCATGCATGAATCTCAGTCCGTTTGCGCTGACTCAGTGCTAATTAATGTCTTTATCAGCTAGCCACGCCTGAATAAACACACTAATACCTGCTTTCAAGGATTTCATGATATTTCGGGCTCATATCTGTACATATCAAACTCTTTGAAATTTATCAACGATGATTATAACTTACGCCCATGATTTACGAGACATTTCTCTATATTTACGATATTTACGAAACACGTAAAGCTTGAACGAAAACGACAAACACGAAATAAAAACAgtacaaaaaatattacaaaatcgCATACTACACTCGTCTCTTTAATGATAGACACATTCGAATACATACCAAAACCCCAACCGTCAAATACGAACAAAATGTCAGTGCTCTTTGACGATATCAATCTACATTACTCAGACAAATGTCAGTTTCATTAACGCATAACAAGGGGCCGCATTCCTGTTTTGTTTTCGTCTACTGCACGTAATACTGGTGGAATAACAGAGTAGAGACGGAGAACATTTGTGTTGGTGGCAGTGATATGCAGGTTTTTAATGGCAGTGAGAATGTTTGGTGTGGATATCCTCAAATActactatcatatatatgtgtgtatatatatatatatatatatatatatatatatatatatatatatatatatatatatatgtaaatatgtaaatatgtatatatatatgtaaatatgtatatatatatataaatatatatatatatatatatatatatatatatatatatatatatatatatatgtgtgtttttgtctgtgtgtgtgtgtgtgtgtgtgtgtgtgtgtgtgtgtgtgtgtgtgtgtgtgtgtgtgtgtgtgtgtgtgtgtgtgtgtgtgcgtgtgcgtgtgcgtgtgcgtgtgcgtgtgcgcgcgcgtgtgtgtgtgtgtgtgcatagacgtatatacttatatatttgcatatataaatccatacacacacacacacacacacacacacacacacacacttatatatatatatatgtatgtctgtatgttgtatatatgtatatatacacgtatatatact
This genomic interval from Penaeus vannamei isolate JL-2024 chromosome 35, ASM4276789v1, whole genome shotgun sequence contains the following:
- the Taz gene encoding tafazzin isoform X1, producing the protein MQCQQVSADQLLLGVMAPDATETTEPGPKCESEKKLVELKLRHGWPFPDMTDPPLCFRMKSSFIIPMVGTFSKVLLKWCNKVNGHNIQTLRNLVANRPAGTPLVTVSNHYSCLDDPALWGLLRWRDLWNARRMRWSPAAHDIAFTRKIYSWFFSAGKCVPIIRGLGVYQEAMDFLIERLKEGQWVHIFPEGKVNMSLERMRLKWGVGRLVYESPVCPIVLPFYHIGMDDILPNRKPYIPRVGKLVTVVVGEPMDFKDLVSEMKAKKEDPTTARKVITDRIQEELGKLRDQAEELHEKVKRERNL